Proteins encoded by one window of Cyanobium sp. NS01:
- a CDS encoding TIGR04283 family arsenosugar biosynthesis glycosyltransferase, translating into MAASSPWLSVVLATRNEGHALAGLLAQLGSAPGLVREVLVVDGGSQDGTPELARLAGARLLRSAPGRGRQLALGAQEAHGPWLLLLHADVRLPPDWATRLTQARRRPAEAWYFDLGIDGRGLALRLVELGVRLRSRWRQLPYGDQGLLLPLQHYWASGGLRPLPLMEDLDLVQRLRRRGRLRSLGGAVRVDGRRWRARGVWRTTIDNARLRWAWRRGANAEALARCYYGPGAGRPKARTRRRSDAPGAPDPSPGPGRRPPPGDRQTG; encoded by the coding sequence GTGGCAGCCTCCTCACCCTGGCTGAGCGTGGTGCTGGCCACCCGCAACGAAGGCCATGCCCTGGCGGGCCTGCTGGCCCAGCTGGGCAGCGCCCCCGGCCTGGTGCGCGAGGTGCTGGTGGTGGATGGCGGCAGCCAGGACGGCACCCCGGAGCTGGCGCGGCTGGCGGGAGCGCGGCTGCTGCGCAGTGCGCCCGGGCGCGGCCGCCAGCTGGCCCTCGGGGCCCAGGAGGCCCATGGGCCATGGCTGCTGCTGCTCCATGCCGACGTGCGCCTGCCGCCGGACTGGGCCACTCGCCTCACCCAGGCCCGGCGGAGGCCGGCGGAGGCCTGGTATTTCGATCTGGGGATCGACGGCCGCGGCCTGGCCCTGCGGCTGGTGGAGCTGGGGGTGAGGCTGCGCAGCCGCTGGCGGCAGCTGCCCTACGGCGACCAGGGGCTGCTGCTTCCCCTGCAGCACTACTGGGCCAGCGGTGGCCTCAGGCCCCTGCCCCTGATGGAGGACCTCGACCTGGTGCAGCGCCTGCGGCGTCGCGGGCGCCTGCGCAGCCTCGGTGGCGCCGTGCGGGTGGACGGCCGCCGCTGGCGGGCCCGGGGCGTCTGGCGCACCACGATCGACAACGCCCGGCTGCGGTGGGCCTGGCGTCGGGGCGCCAATGCCGAGGCCCTCGCCCGCTGCTACTACGGCCCTGGGGCGGGTCGCCCTAAGGCGCGTACCAGAAGGCGCAGCGACGCTCCAGGGGCTCCAGATCCCAGCCCTGGGCCCGGTAGAAGGCCACCACCTGGGGATCGGCAAACAGGGTGA
- a CDS encoding GNAT family N-acetyltransferase yields MDPALQLTTLYGEQHRLCPTPKSQVSLVLSAEREIDLIELEQLCDAVGWSRRPLRRVRKALQHSLLRVGLWRHDSRLPKLVGFARCTGDGVVEATVWDVAVHPHYQGLGLGKALMVYVLDQLRSMQVDRVTLFADPQVVAFYRAQGWDLEPLERRCAFWYAP; encoded by the coding sequence GTGGATCCGGCCCTCCAGCTCACCACGCTCTACGGGGAGCAGCACCGGCTCTGCCCCACGCCCAAGAGCCAGGTGTCGCTGGTGCTGAGCGCCGAACGGGAGATCGACCTGATCGAGCTGGAGCAGCTGTGTGATGCCGTGGGCTGGAGCCGACGGCCGCTGCGCCGGGTGCGCAAGGCGCTCCAGCACAGCCTGCTGCGGGTGGGGCTCTGGCGGCACGATTCCCGCCTGCCCAAGCTGGTGGGCTTTGCCCGCTGCACCGGCGATGGCGTGGTGGAAGCCACCGTCTGGGACGTGGCCGTGCATCCCCACTACCAGGGCCTGGGGCTGGGCAAGGCCTTGATGGTCTACGTGCTCGATCAGCTGCGCAGCATGCAGGTGGATCGCGTCACCCTGTTTGCCGATCCCCAGGTGGTGGCCTTCTACCGGGCCCAGGGCTGGGATCTGGAGCCCCTGGAGCGTCGCTGCGCCTTCTGGTACGCGCCTTAG
- a CDS encoding alpha/beta fold hydrolase has product MAAASAPAQIAPERLPARQRPLIVALHGWLLAGRLWDRLAAELGPDWEIWAPDLPGFGGRERPRGLQASLASYGAWVAEQARRQAQDGRPVVLMGHSLGGSLVLHAAGGLGSRLAGVVQIAVGGGVYQPRPFAQVRRGGALFLQLRPRWLVHVPGSGPLRSPLLADRRAAQGLLACSMRRSAVQQLPGLTAALSVPSLWIAGSNDRVMEPRYVRHLAGYASQHDLRVLAGAGHLPMLGRPRELADTIRPWLDQIAPPRPSPVEP; this is encoded by the coding sequence ATGGCAGCCGCATCCGCTCCAGCACAGATCGCCCCGGAGCGACTCCCGGCCAGGCAACGGCCCCTGATCGTGGCCCTCCACGGCTGGCTGCTGGCGGGCCGGCTCTGGGATCGGCTGGCGGCGGAGCTGGGGCCTGACTGGGAGATCTGGGCGCCGGATCTGCCCGGTTTCGGCGGCCGGGAGCGGCCCCGGGGCCTGCAGGCCAGCCTGGCCAGCTACGGCGCCTGGGTGGCCGAGCAGGCACGGCGGCAGGCCCAAGACGGCCGGCCGGTGGTGTTGATGGGTCACTCGCTCGGTGGCAGCCTGGTGCTCCATGCCGCCGGGGGCCTCGGCAGCCGGCTGGCAGGGGTGGTGCAGATCGCGGTGGGCGGCGGGGTGTACCAACCGAGGCCCTTTGCCCAGGTGCGGCGGGGCGGGGCGTTGTTCCTGCAGTTGAGACCCCGCTGGCTTGTTCACGTGCCCGGCAGCGGCCCCCTGCGCAGCCCCCTGCTGGCGGATCGGCGGGCGGCCCAGGGGCTGCTGGCCTGCAGTATGCGGCGCAGCGCCGTGCAGCAACTGCCTGGGCTCACCGCCGCCCTCAGCGTGCCCAGCCTCTGGATCGCCGGCAGCAACGACCGGGTGATGGAACCCCGCTACGTGCGCCACCTGGCGGGCTACGCCAGCCAGCACGATCTGAGGGTGCTGGCGGGGGCGGGCCATCTGCCGATGCTCGGGCGGCCCCGGGAGCTGGCCGACACCATCCGCCCCTGGCTGGATCAGATCGCCCCGCCGCGACCCTCTCCAGTTGAGCCGTAG